A single window of Caldimicrobium thiodismutans DNA harbors:
- a CDS encoding ATP-binding protein — MQKKLPIGIASFEKIRSEPYYYVDKTPFVAKLVEEGTYYFLSRPRRFGKSLFVDTLKQAFLGRKELFQGLYLEKNWDWSVKYPVIHIDFGGRTLKGEEHLITYILEQLEKNQETLGVSCSEKTLYDICFEELILKSYEKYKQKVVVLIDEYDKPIFDCIEDRETVKRIRDILVKFYIILKPLDRYLKFVLLTGVLKFYMSSIFSGLNFLNDITLSREYSTICGFTQKELEEVFREELEDKDLELIRCWYNGYSWLGEPVYNPFDVLLYLEKRTFHPYWFETGTPSFLVKLLMEKRFYLPELEDLTATDDLIGSFDLDYIEPENLLFQVGYLTIKETIEEEGLILYKLSYPNKEVKISLNRVLFSYFTQLSSERPRLSLKMIEAVRERDFEKMKRVLESLYAGIPHDWFRKNELSRYEGYYASCFYAFLCGSGFEVIPEDITNKGQIDLTVLYRDRAYLFEFKVVEGEGGEGKALVQLKEKGYHKKYEGKSKEIYLIGIEFSSRERNIKDFSWEKVS; from the coding sequence ATGCAGAAAAAACTTCCCATCGGGATTGCAAGCTTTGAAAAGATTAGAAGTGAGCCCTATTATTATGTGGATAAAACTCCCTTTGTTGCAAAGCTTGTTGAAGAGGGAACTTATTATTTTCTCTCTCGCCCAAGGAGATTTGGAAAATCCCTTTTTGTGGACACCTTAAAGCAGGCCTTCCTTGGAAGAAAAGAGCTTTTCCAGGGGCTTTATCTTGAGAAAAACTGGGACTGGAGTGTTAAGTATCCTGTTATACATATTGATTTTGGAGGAAGAACCCTTAAAGGAGAGGAACATTTAATAACTTATATTCTTGAACAGCTTGAGAAAAATCAGGAAACCCTTGGAGTCTCCTGTTCAGAAAAAACCCTTTATGATATCTGTTTTGAAGAATTGATTCTTAAAAGTTATGAAAAATATAAGCAAAAGGTAGTTGTACTTATTGATGAGTATGATAAACCTATTTTTGATTGCATTGAAGATAGAGAAACTGTAAAAAGAATAAGAGATATTCTTGTAAAATTTTACATTATTCTAAAGCCCCTTGATAGATATCTCAAATTTGTTCTTTTAACAGGGGTTTTAAAATTTTATATGTCTTCAATTTTCTCAGGCTTAAATTTCTTAAATGATATTACTTTAAGCAGGGAGTATTCAACAATTTGCGGATTCACTCAAAAAGAGCTTGAAGAGGTCTTCAGAGAGGAATTAGAAGATAAGGATTTAGAGCTTATAAGATGCTGGTATAATGGTTATTCCTGGCTGGGTGAACCCGTTTACAATCCCTTTGATGTGCTTCTCTATCTTGAAAAAAGAACCTTTCACCCCTACTGGTTTGAGACAGGAACTCCAAGTTTTCTTGTAAAGCTTTTAATGGAGAAACGCTTTTATCTTCCTGAGCTTGAAGACCTAACTGCAACTGATGACCTGATTGGCTCTTTTGACCTTGACTATATTGAACCAGAAAACCTTCTCTTTCAGGTGGGTTATTTGACCATTAAAGAAACTATTGAAGAGGAAGGGTTAATTCTCTATAAGCTTTCTTATCCGAATAAAGAGGTAAAGATTAGCTTAAATAGAGTTCTTTTTTCTTATTTTACTCAGCTCAGTTCAGAAAGACCAAGGCTATCTCTTAAGATGATTGAGGCAGTGAGGGAGAGGGATTTTGAGAAGATGAAGAGGGTTCTTGAGAGTCTTTATGCAGGGATACCTCATGATTGGTTCAGGAAGAATGAGCTTTCCCGTTATGAGGGGTATTATGCAAGTTGTTTTTATGCCTTTTTATGTGGGTCCGGGTTTGAGGTAATCCCTGAGGATATAACGAATAAGGGGCAGATTGATTTGACAGTGCTTTATAGGGATAGGGCATATCTATTTGAGTTCAAGGTGGTTGAGGGAGAGGGGGGAGAAGGTAAAGCTTTAGTTCAACTTAAGGAGAAGGGGTATCATAAGAAGTATGAGGGGAAGTCTAAGGAGATTTATCTTATCGGGATTGAGTTTTCTTCAAGGGAGAGAAATATCAAAGATTTTTCCTGGGAAAAAGTCTCTTAA
- a CDS encoding outer membrane protein assembly factor BamD, translating into MIPKKGIFLIFLIFLLSACAKIPDPLKVWQAREVKIKEEAPLSELMQRAERYFQRGQYDLATQYFEEVKNKYPGTPESVLAELRLADTKFWAGDYLEAITFYEEFEKFYPNNEAIPYVIFQIGTCYYKLRQTIDRDPTYAKKAIETYQRLLQTFPQNAYRIEAENRIRELRELLASHEFYVASFYFKIKYYRAAYKRLLYLLETYPETYVAQQAKASLEKYYQMALKETESFNKGEVKDFFGGSVP; encoded by the coding sequence GTGATACCTAAGAAAGGGATTTTTCTTATTTTTTTGATCTTTCTATTATCAGCCTGTGCCAAAATCCCTGATCCCCTTAAAGTTTGGCAGGCAAGGGAAGTAAAGATAAAAGAAGAGGCTCCTCTTTCTGAGCTTATGCAAAGAGCTGAGAGATACTTCCAGCGAGGACAATATGATCTTGCCACTCAGTATTTTGAAGAAGTGAAAAATAAATATCCCGGTACTCCTGAATCAGTTCTGGCTGAGCTCCGTCTGGCAGACACCAAGTTCTGGGCTGGAGATTACTTAGAGGCCATTACTTTTTATGAGGAGTTTGAGAAGTTTTATCCCAATAATGAGGCCATACCCTATGTAATCTTTCAGATCGGGACTTGTTATTATAAGCTTCGCCAGACCATTGATAGGGACCCAACTTATGCTAAAAAAGCGATAGAAACTTATCAGAGACTTTTACAAACCTTTCCTCAAAATGCATACCGTATTGAAGCAGAAAATCGTATAAGAGAACTAAGAGAGCTTCTTGCCTCTCATGAGTTTTATGTGGCAAGTTTTTATTTTAAGATCAAATATTATCGCGCAGCTTATAAAAGACTCCTTTATCTACTTGAGACCTATCCTGAAACCTATGTAGCCCAACAGGCAAAAGCTTCTCTTGAAAAATACTATCAAATGGCCTTAAAAGAAACTGAGTCATTTAATAAAGGTGAAGTAAAGGACTTTTTCGGAGGGAGTGTCCCTTAA
- a CDS encoding MotA/TolQ/ExbB proton channel family protein — protein sequence MEFLKFFFQIGLTGKLVLLFLFFMSFLSWYYIFLNFISLRSFKSAIENWDNRLERIKEFSLFVKEVKGQSGDLLSQSFKKFLTRFAEVYNFYSIEKKGAESFRTEAEKEVDECALIEQERVVLNLGKGLGYLATTASTAPFIGLFGTVWGIMRSFHEIGLKGSASLATVAPGIAEALINTAMGLFVAIPAGIAYNYFVLKKEKLSKELELTYRKILIISKREFLKD from the coding sequence ATGGAATTTCTTAAATTCTTCTTTCAGATTGGATTAACAGGAAAGTTAGTTTTACTTTTCCTTTTTTTTATGAGTTTTCTTTCCTGGTATTACATTTTTTTAAACTTTATTTCTTTGCGCAGTTTTAAAAGTGCCATTGAAAACTGGGATAATCGTTTAGAGCGAATTAAAGAATTTTCCCTATTTGTCAAAGAGGTTAAAGGTCAAAGTGGGGATCTCCTTTCTCAGAGTTTTAAGAAATTTTTAACCAGATTTGCCGAGGTCTATAATTTTTATAGTATAGAAAAAAAGGGGGCTGAAAGTTTTAGAACTGAGGCTGAAAAAGAGGTTGATGAGTGTGCTCTTATTGAACAAGAAAGAGTGGTTCTTAACCTTGGAAAGGGGCTTGGATATCTTGCCACCACAGCAAGCACCGCTCCTTTTATAGGACTTTTTGGCACTGTCTGGGGGATCATGCGCTCCTTTCACGAGATCGGGCTTAAGGGGAGCGCCTCCTTAGCTACAGTTGCCCCGGGTATTGCTGAAGCCCTCATCAATACAGCTATGGGCCTTTTTGTAGCTATACCTGCAGGTATTGCCTACAATTACTTTGTGCTTAAAAAGGAAAAATTGTCCAAAGAGTTAGAACTTACCTATAGAAAAATTTTAATAATTAGTAAAAGAGAATTTTTAAAGGATTGA
- a CDS encoding sugar phosphate nucleotidyltransferase, with protein MNLKAFILCAGFGKRLKPITEKIPKPLIPILGKPLLERIIKKINRAGIKEIAINLHHLGEKIIKFIEDFPLNERVEIFYEKEILGTGGALKNAETFLKGSTFLVHNGDIFSDVDLKEFISFHFKERPIATLLILDNPEENRLFLDEEGNLIGVEGYVEPERYFKKMGFSGLALYEPEFLNFLERGFSSVVSSWIEALKAGFTIKTYPLIGFWMDCGSPEGYFKAVKNCLKNSGETAYFHPTANCDNLEFQGYISIETETSFERGSFLKNVIVIAEKKKISGSFAEGILFEDTFIPVNLERTLEEIGSGGSDRKFFRLFNGSVLMKEENPSQDFERTYQYGLFLRKGGINVPEIKGADFERGEILFEDLGDISLYTWLKGKRNKTKILEMYKRVLEEMVKLHTLKIENPEIFRVFDFEHFRWETRYFTEKFLEFLCEIKASKELEREFDELARICDSFPKNLLHRDFQSQNVMIKDGTPYLIDFQGARLGPSGYDVSSLLWDPYYRLDEEIRKELLEFYLKRRRETEPSFEKELFIESFKYLRIQRHLQALAAYVNLSYFKGKGYFLKFIPQGLSYLEEEVKEIEYPLLRELIFACRERLLEKGFYEKFS; from the coding sequence ATGAATCTTAAGGCTTTCATTCTTTGTGCAGGTTTTGGGAAAAGGCTTAAACCTATTACAGAAAAAATTCCTAAACCCCTGATCCCCATTCTTGGAAAGCCCCTTCTTGAAAGAATAATTAAGAAAATTAACAGGGCTGGAATTAAAGAAATAGCCATAAATCTTCACCATCTCGGTGAAAAAATCATAAAATTTATTGAAGATTTTCCTTTAAATGAGAGGGTAGAGATTTTTTATGAAAAAGAGATTCTTGGAACAGGAGGGGCCCTAAAAAATGCAGAGACCTTTTTGAAGGGTTCAACCTTTTTAGTTCATAATGGAGATATCTTTTCAGATGTTGATTTAAAAGAATTTATCTCTTTTCATTTTAAAGAAAGACCCATTGCCACTCTTCTTATCCTTGATAATCCAGAGGAAAACAGACTTTTCCTTGATGAGGAAGGAAATCTTATAGGGGTTGAGGGATATGTTGAGCCTGAAAGATATTTCAAGAAAATGGGTTTTTCAGGCCTTGCTCTTTATGAGCCAGAATTCCTGAATTTTCTTGAAAGAGGTTTTTCCTCGGTGGTTTCTTCCTGGATAGAGGCCTTAAAGGCAGGATTTACTATTAAAACTTACCCTCTTATAGGTTTCTGGATGGATTGCGGATCCCCTGAAGGTTATTTTAAAGCTGTAAAAAACTGTCTTAAGAATTCGGGAGAAACGGCCTATTTTCATCCTACCGCTAATTGTGATAACCTTGAATTTCAAGGCTATATTTCCATTGAAACTGAAACCTCCTTTGAAAGGGGAAGTTTCTTGAAAAATGTTATAGTTATTGCAGAAAAGAAAAAAATTTCAGGAAGTTTTGCAGAGGGTATTCTCTTTGAAGATACCTTTATACCTGTAAATCTTGAAAGAACCCTTGAAGAGATAGGAAGCGGAGGCTCAGATAGAAAATTTTTTAGGCTTTTTAATGGTTCTGTGCTTATGAAGGAGGAAAATCCCTCCCAGGATTTTGAAAGAACCTATCAATATGGCCTTTTTTTGAGAAAAGGTGGAATTAATGTTCCTGAGATAAAGGGGGCAGATTTTGAAAGAGGAGAGATCCTTTTTGAGGATCTTGGAGATATCTCCCTCTATACCTGGCTTAAAGGAAAAAGGAATAAGACAAAGATACTGGAGATGTATAAAAGAGTTTTAGAGGAAATGGTTAAGCTTCACACCCTTAAGATTGAAAACCCAGAGATCTTTAGAGTTTTTGATTTTGAGCATTTTCGCTGGGAAACAAGGTATTTTACTGAAAAATTTCTGGAATTCCTTTGTGAAATAAAAGCTTCCAAAGAGCTTGAAAGAGAGTTTGATGAGCTTGCAAGGATCTGTGATTCCTTCCCCAAGAATCTTCTTCACAGGGATTTTCAATCCCAGAATGTAATGATAAAGGATGGGACTCCCTATCTTATTGATTTTCAGGGGGCAAGGCTTGGACCCTCAGGTTATGATGTTTCTTCCCTTCTCTGGGATCCCTATTACAGGCTTGATGAGGAGATAAGAAAAGAATTGCTTGAATTTTATTTAAAGAGAAGAAGGGAAACTGAGCCTTCCTTTGAAAAGGAACTTTTTATTGAAAGTTTTAAGTATTTAAGGATTCAGAGGCATCTTCAGGCCCTTGCTGCCTATGTGAACCTTTCTTATTTTAAAGGAAAGGGGTATTTTCTCAAATTTATTCCTCAGGGTCTTTCCTATCTTGAGGAAGAGGTTAAAGAGATAGAATATCCCCTCTTGAGGGAGCTAATCTTTGCATGTAGAGAGAGGCTTTTGGAAAAAGGATTTTATGAAAAGTTTTCGTAG
- the trxB gene encoding thioredoxin-disulfide reductase, with translation MPEDLYDLIIIGGGPAGLTAGLYARRALLKTLLLEKGPLGGQVIYTDLIENYPGFPEGISGFDLIDLMHKQVQKVNLEILEEEVIALSDFETYKELTTATGKKFRSRAVILALGAMYKKLGVPGELEFTGKGVSYCAICDGPFYRGEVVAVVGGGNTALQEALHLTKYAEKVYLIHRRDAFRATAILQERVKANPKIELILNSVPEEIQGRDKVETLRLKNVKTGETFILPVAGIFIFIGLTASTQWLKGILDLDEQGFIITDKEMRTSLSGVFACGDCVSKKFRQIINACGEGAVAALNAEEFIKSLVE, from the coding sequence ATGCCTGAAGATCTCTATGATTTAATAATAATAGGAGGGGGGCCTGCGGGTTTAACAGCAGGGCTTTATGCCCGTAGAGCCCTTCTAAAAACTCTTTTACTTGAAAAAGGTCCTCTCGGGGGCCAGGTTATCTATACTGATCTCATTGAGAATTATCCAGGCTTCCCTGAAGGTATCTCCGGTTTTGATCTAATTGACCTAATGCATAAACAGGTGCAAAAAGTTAATTTAGAGATCCTTGAAGAAGAGGTTATCGCTCTTTCAGATTTTGAAACCTATAAAGAGCTTACCACAGCAACAGGGAAGAAATTTCGATCAAGAGCGGTTATATTGGCCTTAGGGGCTATGTATAAAAAACTGGGTGTGCCTGGAGAGTTAGAGTTTACAGGCAAGGGAGTTTCCTATTGTGCAATTTGTGATGGCCCCTTTTACAGGGGAGAAGTAGTAGCTGTTGTAGGAGGGGGAAATACCGCCCTTCAGGAGGCCCTTCATCTGACTAAATATGCTGAGAAGGTTTATCTTATCCACAGAAGGGATGCCTTTAGAGCTACGGCGATCCTTCAGGAAAGGGTCAAAGCTAATCCCAAGATAGAGCTCATCTTGAATTCAGTCCCTGAAGAGATTCAGGGAAGGGACAAGGTTGAAACATTGAGGTTAAAAAATGTGAAAACGGGAGAAACCTTCATCCTTCCTGTTGCAGGTATTTTTATCTTTATTGGTCTTACTGCGAGTACTCAGTGGCTTAAGGGAATCCTTGACCTTGATGAACAGGGTTTTATAATAACTGATAAAGAAATGAGAACCTCCCTATCCGGGGTCTTTGCCTGTGGAGATTGTGTGAGCAAGAAGTTTCGCCAGATTATAAATGCCTGTGGAGAAGGGGCTGTGGCTGCCTTAAATGCAGAAGAGTTTATTAAGTCCTTGGTTGAATAA
- a CDS encoding phosphorylase family protein, whose protein sequence is MSFLVLVPSELEAKYLKDLSLDLHLIGIGPIDSALSAYEIFREKRPSLAFLTGFAGAYPKSELEIGDVVVGTCEKFVDFGRKYETHLTPLPENIPAWDYCPLTHVFTEKLIYILEVNGFNPQGGPLATVCAATYDLQRARFIEEKFQVLAENMEGFGVGRAARRTKVFLLEIRVISNILSAPEKDWDFERAGKRLREVWECLLREWK, encoded by the coding sequence ATGAGTTTTCTTGTGCTTGTTCCCAGTGAGCTTGAGGCAAAATATTTAAAAGATCTATCTCTTGATCTTCACCTTATTGGAATTGGGCCTATAGATTCAGCCCTTTCTGCTTATGAAATCTTTCGTGAAAAGAGACCGAGTCTTGCTTTTTTGACAGGTTTTGCCGGAGCCTATCCTAAAAGTGAGCTTGAGATAGGAGATGTGGTAGTTGGCACCTGTGAAAAATTTGTAGACTTCGGAAGAAAATATGAGACCCATCTTACCCCTCTTCCTGAAAATATTCCTGCCTGGGATTACTGTCCTTTAACCCATGTTTTTACAGAAAAGCTAATTTATATCCTTGAGGTGAATGGTTTTAATCCTCAGGGAGGGCCCCTTGCCACAGTTTGTGCTGCAACCTATGACCTTCAAAGAGCGCGTTTTATTGAGGAAAAATTTCAGGTTCTGGCTGAAAACATGGAAGGCTTTGGAGTAGGAAGAGCAGCAAGAAGAACCAAAGTTTTTCTCCTTGAAATAAGAGTCATAAGCAATATTCTTTCTGCACCTGAGAAAGACTGGGATTTTGAGAGGGCAGGAAAAAGGCTTCGTGAGGTCTGGGAATGTCTATTGAGAGAGTGGAAATAG
- the trxA gene encoding thioredoxin, whose translation MAACKVTDQDFEKEVLQSSIPVLVDFWAAWCGPCRAIAPVIDELAEEYAGKVKVCKMNVDENPVTPGKYGIRAIPTLIVFKDGQAVETIVGAVSKATLTNALNKVLG comes from the coding sequence ATGGCAGCATGTAAAGTGACAGATCAGGATTTTGAAAAGGAGGTTTTGCAATCATCTATCCCTGTTCTTGTTGATTTCTGGGCAGCCTGGTGTGGGCCTTGTAGAGCTATTGCCCCTGTGATTGATGAGCTTGCTGAAGAGTATGCAGGGAAGGTAAAGGTGTGCAAGATGAATGTAGATGAAAATCCAGTGACCCCTGGAAAATATGGAATTCGGGCTATTCCCACTTTAATAGTTTTTAAAGATGGCCAGGCAGTTGAGACCATTGTGGGAGCAGTTTCTAAGGCTACTCTTACCAATGCCCTAAATAAGGTGCTTGGTTAG
- a CDS encoding menaquinone biosynthesis family protein, translated as MSIERVEIAASPCPNDVFILSGLILNKVLTSFEYSFKFADIETLNELALKKAFPVIKVSFALYPEVYPDYQILSCGSALGFGVGPLLVSRKEIKELNFADFKVGIPGRYTTAYFLFKFFYPKEIQKIFLPYYEIIPALLRGDIDLGVLIHEGRFVYAKYGLFLVQDLGTYWEEKVNAPLPLGGFLVKRDFPEDKKNRILQDLRRSLKYAWAKKDEVYPLLKKYAQEPSQEVIFNHIQTYVNSYTLKLEGEALKGIKVFFETLNFKEDPENFIWENKDGIS; from the coding sequence ATGTCTATTGAGAGAGTGGAAATAGCCGCCTCCCCCTGCCCCAATGATGTCTTCATCCTTTCTGGATTAATTCTTAATAAAGTCTTGACCTCCTTTGAGTATTCTTTTAAGTTTGCTGATATTGAAACCTTAAATGAGCTGGCCTTAAAAAAGGCTTTTCCAGTAATAAAGGTCTCTTTTGCCCTTTATCCCGAGGTATATCCAGATTATCAAATTCTTTCCTGTGGAAGTGCCCTCGGTTTTGGGGTTGGGCCTTTGCTTGTTTCTCGTAAAGAGATAAAAGAGCTTAACTTTGCAGATTTTAAAGTTGGGATTCCTGGAAGATATACTACTGCCTATTTTCTTTTTAAATTTTTTTATCCCAAGGAAATTCAAAAGATTTTTTTACCTTATTATGAGATTATTCCTGCCTTGCTCCGAGGGGATATTGACCTTGGGGTGTTGATTCACGAGGGGAGGTTTGTTTATGCAAAATATGGCCTCTTTCTTGTGCAAGATCTTGGGACCTATTGGGAGGAAAAGGTTAATGCTCCACTTCCTCTTGGGGGATTTCTTGTAAAAAGAGATTTTCCAGAGGATAAAAAAAACAGGATTTTACAGGACCTGAGAAGGAGTTTAAAATATGCCTGGGCTAAGAAAGATGAGGTTTATCCGCTCTTAAAAAAGTATGCCCAAGAGCCAAGCCAGGAAGTAATTTTTAATCATATTCAGACCTATGTAAACTCCTACACCCTTAAACTTGAAGGGGAAGCCCTAAAAGGGATTAAGGTCTTTTTTGAGACTTTGAATTTCAAGGAAGATCCAGAAAATTTTATCTGGGAGAACAAAGATGGAATTTCTTAA
- a CDS encoding integrase core domain-containing protein → MVKKLLFPKGNGYVERFNRILEESFIWYWEEDLFEDLEKFNKALMGYLIWYNGERPISGLQQVSPIKYLCYAQRKNTIESQKIWTYTRTCQL, encoded by the coding sequence GTGGTAAAAAAGCTCCTCTTTCCAAAGGGGAATGGGTATGTGGAGAGATTTAATAGGATATTAGAGGAGAGTTTTATATGGTATTGGGAAGAAGACTTATTTGAGGATTTGGAGAAATTTAATAAGGCGTTGATGGGGTATTTGATATGGTATAATGGTGAAAGGCCCATTAGTGGGTTGCAACAGGTATCACCGATAAAATATTTGTGTTATGCCCAAAGAAAAAATACTATAGAGTCTCAAAAGATATGGACTTATACACGGACTTGCCAGTTATAA
- the secA gene encoding preprotein translocase subunit SecA, whose amino-acid sequence MITQLITKIVGTKNERELKKLKPIVQKINSFESEIQKLSDEELSRKTIEFKERLSQGAPLDEILPEAFAVVREASRRVLGLRHFDVQLMGGIVLHQGKIAEMKTGEGKTLVATLPAYLNALTGRGVHIVTVNDYLAKRDAEWMGPVYRFLGLKVGYIVSGMDDEERKEAYQADITYGTNSEFGFDYLRDNMKYSLEDMVQRDHYYAIIDEVDSILIDEARTPLIISGPSEESTDLYYYIDEIVRKLKKDIHFTIDEKTKSAHLTEEGITECERLLGIKNLYNPRYVRIVHHINQSLRAHHLFKRDVDYVVKDGKVVIVDEFTGRLMPGRRWSDGLHQAVEAKERVRIEAENQTLAMVTIQNYFRMYEKIAGMTGTAETEAAEFKEIYNLDVVVVPTHKPMIRQDFPDLVFRTYKEKLEKVVEEIEENYKKGRPVLVGTVSIEKSELLSKMLKKKKIPHQVLNAKHHEREAQIIAQAGRSHAVTIATNMAGRGVDILLGGNPEGLAKTQLSAEGYDLNEIPERAWNEVLALARQGQNPTEKYPDYWATLLYQKYLECQEDAEKVRSLGGLYIIGTERHESRRIDNQLRGRSGRQGDPGASRFFLSLEDDLLRLFGSDKLKSFMEKLGLPEGEPLEHPWLTKAIEQAQKKVEAYHFEIRKHLLEYDDVMNKQRETIYSQRKEILKSETIRDWILSMLDETAEDLISETIFEEKNISMDALENLKTRVKEVFAFEPVFSEKSFTNKTSLLEELKKQAISTYERKEKLIGPDLMRNLEKYFLLTTIDSLWKEHLLILDHIKESVGLRGYGQKNPLQEYKREAFHLFVELMRKIRETTLSYLFRVELREEAERIQEMVLEEGEIDEKKLEFKREDLFEEKPQAQEPVRSVKVGRNDPCPCGSGKKYKKCCGKESGEKEVEHEMSQM is encoded by the coding sequence GGCTTTCTCAAGGGGCACCTCTTGATGAGATCTTGCCTGAGGCCTTTGCAGTGGTAAGAGAGGCCTCTCGTAGAGTTCTTGGGCTGAGGCACTTTGATGTTCAGCTCATGGGTGGAATTGTTCTTCATCAGGGAAAGATTGCTGAAATGAAAACCGGAGAAGGAAAAACCCTGGTTGCCACTCTTCCTGCTTATCTCAATGCCTTGACCGGAAGAGGAGTTCATATAGTTACTGTTAACGATTATTTGGCCAAAAGAGATGCGGAATGGATGGGGCCTGTTTATCGTTTCCTTGGACTAAAGGTGGGATACATTGTCTCTGGTATGGATGATGAAGAACGAAAAGAGGCCTACCAGGCGGATATCACCTACGGCACAAACTCTGAATTTGGCTTTGACTATTTAAGGGATAATATGAAATATTCCCTTGAAGATATGGTTCAGAGAGATCATTACTATGCCATAATTGATGAAGTGGACTCTATTCTTATTGATGAAGCAAGGACCCCACTTATTATCTCGGGACCATCAGAGGAGTCAACAGATCTTTACTATTATATTGATGAAATTGTGCGAAAACTCAAAAAGGATATTCACTTTACAATAGATGAAAAAACCAAAAGTGCTCACCTTACCGAGGAGGGAATAACTGAATGTGAAAGGCTTCTTGGTATAAAAAATCTTTACAATCCAAGATATGTCCGAATTGTGCATCATATCAATCAATCCCTGAGAGCCCATCACCTTTTTAAAAGAGATGTGGACTATGTGGTAAAGGATGGCAAAGTTGTCATAGTGGATGAATTTACGGGAAGGCTCATGCCTGGAAGACGCTGGAGTGATGGTCTACATCAGGCAGTTGAGGCCAAAGAAAGGGTTCGCATTGAGGCTGAAAATCAAACCTTAGCTATGGTCACCATCCAAAACTATTTCAGGATGTATGAAAAAATAGCTGGTATGACTGGAACCGCTGAGACTGAAGCAGCTGAGTTTAAAGAGATTTATAACTTAGATGTGGTGGTTGTTCCCACGCACAAGCCAATGATAAGACAAGATTTTCCTGATCTTGTCTTCCGCACTTACAAGGAAAAACTTGAAAAAGTCGTTGAAGAAATTGAGGAAAATTACAAAAAAGGCCGTCCTGTTCTTGTTGGAACTGTCTCCATTGAAAAAAGTGAACTTCTTTCAAAAATGCTCAAAAAGAAAAAGATTCCCCATCAGGTATTAAATGCCAAGCACCACGAAAGAGAGGCCCAGATTATTGCTCAGGCTGGAAGGTCTCATGCTGTAACTATTGCCACCAATATGGCTGGAAGAGGTGTTGATATTCTTCTGGGAGGAAATCCAGAAGGGCTTGCCAAGACCCAACTTTCTGCAGAAGGCTACGACCTTAATGAAATCCCTGAAAGGGCCTGGAATGAGGTTCTTGCCCTTGCCAGACAGGGACAAAATCCTACAGAAAAGTATCCCGATTACTGGGCAACTCTACTTTATCAAAAATACCTTGAATGTCAAGAGGATGCAGAAAAGGTAAGGTCCTTAGGAGGGCTTTATATTATTGGAACAGAAAGGCATGAATCAAGGCGTATTGATAATCAATTGAGAGGTAGATCTGGAAGACAGGGAGATCCTGGAGCAAGTAGATTCTTTCTTTCTCTTGAAGATGATCTGCTAAGACTTTTTGGCTCAGACAAACTCAAGAGTTTTATGGAAAAATTAGGTCTTCCTGAGGGAGAGCCTCTTGAGCATCCTTGGTTAACCAAAGCCATTGAACAGGCTCAGAAAAAGGTTGAGGCTTATCATTTTGAGATCAGAAAGCATCTTCTTGAATATGACGATGTGATGAATAAACAACGCGAAACTATTTACTCCCAGAGAAAAGAGATCCTGAAAAGCGAAACCATCAGGGACTGGATTCTCTCTATGCTTGATGAGACCGCGGAAGATCTCATCTCAGAAACCATCTTTGAGGAGAAAAATATCTCTATGGATGCCCTTGAAAATTTAAAAACAAGAGTAAAAGAGGTTTTTGCCTTTGAACCAGTCTTTTCTGAAAAGAGCTTTACAAATAAAACTTCCCTACTTGAAGAACTGAAAAAGCAGGCTATCTCTACCTATGAAAGGAAAGAAAAACTTATTGGTCCAGACCTCATGAGAAACCTTGAAAAATACTTCCTTCTTACAACCATTGATTCCCTTTGGAAGGAACATCTCCTTATCCTTGATCATATCAAGGAAAGTGTGGGCTTAAGGGGATATGGCCAGAAAAACCCCCTTCAGGAATACAAAAGAGAGGCCTTTCATCTCTTTGTGGAACTTATGCGAAAGATCCGGGAAACTACCCTTTCCTATCTATTCCGCGTGGAATTGAGAGAAGAGGCAGAACGAATTCAAGAGATGGTGCTTGAAGAAGGTGAAATAGATGAGAAAAAACTTGAATTTAAGCGAGAAGACCTCTTTGAAGAAAAGCCTCAAGCCCAAGAGCCTGTAAGGAGTGTCAAAGTGGGAAGAAACGATCCCTGTCCCTGTGGCTCAGGGAAAAAGTATAAAAAGTGCTGTGGTAAAGAAAGCGGGGAAAAGGAGGTGGAACATGAGATGTCCCAAATGTAA